Proteins encoded together in one Candidatus Polarisedimenticolaceae bacterium window:
- a CDS encoding OmpW family outer membrane protein, with amino-acid sequence MLKKTLWIALIALVVFAPTLADAGDWKLRGRVINVAPTDESESVDDAGGTIEADSATTVEVDVTYMFSEKWGLEVIAAMPSHDVIGKGGDVDGFNYGTADLIPPCFTAQYFFGKGAFKPYIGAGLNYTFFSFDESQAVKDAGLEIDLDDSIGFVANAGIDWNLGKGNWLLNFDVKYVDLSTDATLKAGGVEVGTIDVGITPWIVGVGVGYKF; translated from the coding sequence ATGCTCAAGAAGACCCTTTGGATCGCTCTGATCGCGCTCGTCGTGTTCGCCCCGACCCTCGCGGACGCCGGTGACTGGAAGCTCCGCGGCCGCGTCATCAACGTGGCGCCGACCGACGAGAGCGAGTCGGTGGACGACGCCGGCGGGACGATCGAAGCCGATTCCGCCACGACGGTCGAAGTCGACGTCACGTACATGTTCAGCGAGAAGTGGGGCCTCGAGGTGATCGCCGCGATGCCGTCGCACGACGTCATCGGGAAGGGCGGCGACGTCGACGGCTTCAACTACGGCACCGCCGACCTGATCCCCCCGTGCTTCACCGCCCAGTACTTCTTCGGCAAGGGGGCCTTCAAGCCGTACATCGGCGCCGGGCTCAACTACACCTTCTTCAGCTTCGACGAGTCCCAGGCGGTGAAGGACGCCGGGCTCGAGATCGACCTCGACGACAGCATCGGGTTCGTCGCCAACGCCGGAATCGACTGGAACCTCGGGAAGGGGAACTGGCTCCTGAACTTCGACGTCAAGTACGTCGACCTCTCCACCGACGCGACCCTCAAGGCCGGGGGTGTGGAAGTCGGCACGATCGACGTGGGGATCACTCCCTGGATCGTCGGCGTCGGCGTCGGCTACAAGTTCTGA
- a CDS encoding acyl-CoA dehydrogenase family protein, with protein sequence MDFLLNEQQSAMQELARRIAREKVKPVRARYDEENVFPWDIVRELAQADLFRVFIPAEYDGLVESGHGIVDMCLVTEEISRACAGIALAYAGTALGTLPIVVFGNEEQKRRFLPDIASGRRLAAFGLTEPQAGSDASSIRTTARRDGGHFVLDGAKVFITNAGEAEIYSIVALTNPDRGVRGATAFIVEKGTPGFSFGRTEHKLGIHASATRELIFENCRVPAENQLGKEGMGFFVAMKTFDLSRPGVAAQAVGIAEGALDEALAYVQTRRQFGKSILQFQGLQWMLADMSIQIEAARSLVYHVAHRIDRGEAQEIAHLSAAAKVFASDVAMKVTTDAVQVFGGYGYMKDYPVEKMMRDAKITQIYEGTNQIQRNVVAAHLVKLASRGASRG encoded by the coding sequence ATGGACTTCCTTTTGAACGAGCAGCAGAGCGCCATGCAGGAGCTGGCGCGCCGGATCGCCCGGGAGAAGGTCAAGCCGGTCCGGGCGAGATACGACGAGGAGAACGTCTTCCCCTGGGACATCGTCCGCGAGCTCGCCCAGGCCGACCTGTTCCGCGTCTTCATCCCCGCCGAATACGACGGCCTGGTCGAGTCGGGCCACGGCATCGTCGACATGTGCCTCGTGACCGAGGAGATCTCGCGCGCGTGCGCCGGGATCGCCCTCGCGTACGCGGGGACCGCGCTGGGGACGCTTCCGATCGTCGTGTTCGGGAACGAGGAGCAGAAACGCCGATTCCTCCCCGACATCGCCTCGGGAAGACGCCTCGCCGCCTTCGGGCTCACCGAGCCCCAGGCGGGATCGGACGCCTCGTCGATCCGCACCACCGCGCGGCGCGACGGCGGCCACTTCGTGCTCGACGGCGCCAAGGTCTTCATCACCAACGCCGGAGAGGCGGAGATCTACAGCATCGTCGCGCTGACGAACCCCGATCGGGGCGTGCGCGGCGCCACCGCGTTCATCGTCGAGAAGGGAACCCCCGGCTTCTCGTTCGGGCGCACCGAGCACAAGCTCGGGATCCACGCGAGCGCCACCCGAGAGCTGATCTTCGAGAACTGCCGCGTCCCCGCCGAGAATCAGCTCGGGAAGGAAGGGATGGGGTTCTTCGTCGCGATGAAGACCTTCGACCTCTCCCGCCCGGGCGTCGCCGCGCAGGCGGTGGGGATCGCGGAGGGCGCGCTCGACGAGGCGCTCGCCTACGTCCAGACCCGCCGGCAGTTCGGGAAGTCCATCCTGCAGTTCCAGGGGCTGCAGTGGATGCTCGCGGACATGTCGATCCAGATCGAGGCGGCGCGCTCGCTCGTCTACCACGTCGCCCATCGGATCGACCGCGGCGAGGCGCAGGAGATCGCGCACCTCTCCGCCGCCGCGAAGGTCTTCGCCTCGGACGTCGCGATGAAGGTCACGACCGACGCCGTCCAGGTCTTCGGCGGGTACGGCTACATGAAGGACTATCCGGTCGAGAAGATGATGCGCGACGCGAAGATCACGCAGATCTACGAAGGGACGAACCAGATCCAGCGCAACGTGGTCGCCGCGCACCTCGTCAAGCTGGCCTCGCGGGGTGCGTCCAGGGGATAA